One genomic window of Solanum dulcamara chromosome 12, daSolDulc1.2, whole genome shotgun sequence includes the following:
- the LOC129876336 gene encoding putative late blight resistance protein homolog R1C-3 yields MSSDEYLYSHKHHPVSSLEWISREWDSILPETVRDRIEFLKRDFKFLDIFLSFASECTMTNVTQKVQAQFQDDAVNLKRIHTFFDDLDPLISQVQNNIWPSKLEIRAHYPFLKKSTSFKKENSTSNAASPEFLEKFIGIVLRNLSDLLKIYAPTSLLFVPCPKKQMEEIVKELKLLRNFAFYLSNRCTEPQKLHTFFTHVLLVFGHAAMDGWLYLPAIDGNTDLTSNEMDVLHLLQMRIRPIQPCVRDIYIDVLQALKSEEQSGWDRDIQIEYTADCEVGFVETLIHCLSELPITGKQKETGSLKDQKAILLELLNLLRANLISLPVKDHICHLRDIDAAIIDVGLLVYSLYSSMEVKKDMAVGELNHVPVLDFSGTVRSIQAVTYLITRKSFLSLLPRIDGLGSIDIVLDNLKEFLRHYSYSLASIKSQLQTIQEELELFQKQHDGFLYFPMQVIAKAYEVEHIVVGCINRNIPEWCLVRWVGDIMEETTLLMKEVAEIHEKKVSDLVLHNTIDVAIVNTSQVSGITSMREEMVGFQEVVDKLRRKLIRGSPELDVISIVGMAGLGKTTLANKLFLDQLVVSHFDVRAQCCVSQVYTRKDLLLTIIRGVKKDTVISDKLPENELADKLHKLLLVQRYLILVDDVWETIAWDDVKPCFCDANNGSRIILTTRLGDVASHAKLVSDPHFLRLFTTEESWMLLKNKVFNKRNCPLVLEDIGRKIAQKCGGLPLSVVLIAGILETTEKEKHCWEQVAVNLGPHIQAKSEHIIDLSYQNLPCHLKPCFLYFGAFLEDEEIKVSKLTWLWTAEGLVKPHAEKLPEEIAEYYLENLIGRNLVMVSKKSSDGKTKACHIHDLLLDFCIMKAKMENFLQWIEGDNIADTSSFARQKHKIPRRLCLHFQGDNLAAWSSICSDVQSFHLMKSRHIASSSISCTSYTFNNFKFLRVLDLGSTIIDSFPEALTCLRYVNVRIAEDSSLSFSSNLWNLETLIVKGIGGRVSLPDTLWKMVKLRHLHVYNRAMFTKPNVQEFLESSPKMDDLRTLASTCFSCAEDANSILANTPNLKKLRCEVLRSDGFFPSFNNLTKLEMLKFTCGPTNTWVTELNLPPNIKKLTLSRGNVFSLGEVATLPRLVVLKLLQVTTRSVWKVTGAQFPQLKFLKLQDPSFSEWNVSDDAFPCLEHLVLRRCRCLKEIPSPFADMPSLKSIKVLACRESLVESAKDIRETQVEEMQNCGFNLFIQK; encoded by the exons ATGTCTTCAGACGAATATCTTTATTCACATAAACATCACCCCGTTTCTTCTTTGGAATGGATAAGTAGGGAATGGGATTCAATCTTGCCAGAAACTGTAAGGGATCGAATTGAGTTCCTTAAAAGGGATTTTAAATTCCTTGATATTTTTCTCAGCTTTGCAAGTGAATGCACCATGACAAATGTTACACAGAAAGTCCAAGCTCAGTTTCAGGATGATGCTGTCAACCTCAAAAGGATCCACACATTTTTCGATGACCTTGATCCCCTGATATCTCAGGTGCAAAACAACATTTGGCCGAGTAAGTTGGAAATTAGGGCTCATTACCCCTTTCTCAAAAAGTCAACTTCATTCAAAAAGGAAAACAGTACTAGTAATGCTGCTTCTCCTGAATTTTTAGAGAAGTTCATTGGTATTGTTCTAAGGAATCTCAGTGATTTACTGAAGATTTATGCTCCTACCTCGTTGCTTTTTGTTCCCTGTCCGAAGAAACAAATGGAAGAGATAGTAAAGGAGTTGAAGTTATTGAGAAATTTTGCGTTCTATCTTTCAAATAGATGCACAGAGCCTCAAAAACTGCATACTTTCTTTACTCACGTTTTACTTGTGTTTGGCCATGCTGCAATGGATGGCTGGTTGTATTTGCCAGCCATTGATGGAAATACAGACTTGACTTCAAATGAAATGGATGTTTTGCATCTTCTACAAATGAGGATTCGGCCTATTCAACCATGTGTCCGTGACATTTATATTGATGTTCTGCAAGCCTTGAAGTCAGAAGAACAATCAGGATGGGATCGGGACATCCAAATTGAGTATACAGCAGATTGTGAGGTTGGCTTTGTGGAGACTCTTATTCACTGTTTGTCAGAGCTACCAATTACTGGTAAGCAGAAAGAAACGGGCTCTTTGAAGGATCAAAAGGCAATCCTTCTAGAGTTGCTCAACCTCCTAAGAGCCAATCTCATCAGTTTGCCAGTGAAGGACCATATATGTCATCTTCGAGATATTGATGCTGCGATTATTGATGTAGGGCTTCTAGTTTATTCATTGTATAGCAGTATGGAGGTAAAGAAAGATATGGCTGTGGGAGAATTAAACCACGTGCCAGTGCTTGATTTCTCAGGCACTGTTCGGAGTATACAGGCTGTAACTTACCTCATCACTCGGAAGTCATTTCTTTCCCTTTTACCTAGGATTGATGGACTGGGATCTATTGACATCGTTCTAGACAACCTGAAGGAGTTCCTAAGACACTATTCATATTCACTTGCTTCCATAAAGAGCCAACTTCAGACGATTCAGGAGGAACTTGAGCTCTTCCAGAAACAGCATGATGGATTCCTGTATTTTCCAATGCAGGTTATTGCTAAGGCATATGAGGTGGAACATATAGTTGTTGGTTGTATAAACAGAAACATTCCTGAGTGGTGTCTTGTTCGCTGGGTTGGGGACATCATGGAGGAGACTACACTACTCATGAAGGAGGTGGCGGAGATTCATGAAAAGAAAGTCTCTGACTTGGTTTTGCATAATACCATTGATGTTGCAATTGTTAATACTTCACAAGTTTCTGGGATTACAAGCATGAGAGAAGAGATGGTGGGCTTTCAGGAGGTGGTGGACAAACTAAGACGGAAGCTAATCAGAGGATCACCAGAATTGGATGTAATCTCAATTGTTGGGATGGCTGGATTGGGTAAGACAACTCTGGCTAACAAACTATTTCTTGATCAGTTAGTTGTCTCTCACTTTGACGTCCGTGCTCAATGTTGTGTGTCTCAAGTATATACACGCAAGGACTTGTTACTAACTATTATTCGTGGTGTTAAGAAGGATACAGTTATAAGTGATAAACTACCAGAGAATGAATTAGCAGATAAGCTGCACAAACTTCTATTGGTTCAGCGGTACCTTATCCTCGTTGATGATGTCTGGGAAACTATTGCATGGGATGATGTAAAGCCTTGCTTCTGTGATGCCAACAATGGAAGTAGAATTATCCTGACAACTCGGCTTGGCGATGTTGCCTCCCATGCTAAACTCGTCAGTGATCCTCATTTTCTTCGATTGTTTACTACAGAAGAAAGTTGGATGTTATTGAAGAATAAGGTGTTCAACAAAAGAAATTGCCCCCTTGTCTTAGAAGATATTGGCCGAAAGATAGCACAAAAGTGTGGAGGGTTACCTCTTTCAGTAGTTCTGATAGCAGGTATCCTCGAAACAACGGAGAAGGAAAAACACTGTTGGGAACAAGTAGCAGTAAATTTAGGTCCACATATACAGGCTAAGTCAGAGCACATAATAGATCTTAGTTACCAAAATTTACCGTGTCATTTGAAACcttgttttttatattttggagcATTTTTGGAGGACGAAGAGATAAAAGTTTCCAAGTTAACATGGTTGTGGACAGCGGAAGGCTTGGTAAAACCTCATGCGGAAAAGCTTCCAGAGGAAATAGCAGAATATTACTTAGAGAATCTTATTGGAAGAAACCTCGTTATGGTTTCCAAGAAGAGTTCTGATGGCAAGACCAAGGCATGTCACATTCATGACTTGTTACTTGATTTTTGCATAATGAAAGCCAAGATGGAGAACTTTCTACAATGGATAGAAGG GGACAATATTGCGGATACGTCTTCTTTTGCCCGTCAGAAGCATAAAATCCCACGGCGCTTATGCCTTCACTTTCAAGGTGATAATCTTGCAGCATGGAGTTCGATTTGTTCGGATGTACAGTCTTTCCACTTGATGAAGAGTAGACATATTGCATCATCTTCAATAAGTTGCACATCATACACTTTTAACAACTTCAAGTTTCTGAGGGTGTTAGATTTGGGATCCACTATAATTGATTCTTTCCCAGAAGCGTTAACCTGTTTGAGATATGTTAATGTTAGGATTGCTGAAGATTCTTCATTATCATTCTCATCCAATCTTTGGAACCTAGAAACTTTGATAGTTAAAGGAATTGGAGGACGAGTATCATTACCAGACACACTTTGGAAGATGGTCAAACTGCGCCATCTACATGTATATAACCGTGCTATGTTCACTAAACCCAATGTTCAAGAGTTCCTTGAGAGTTCCCCCAAAATGGATGATTTGAGAACTCTTGCATCAACATGTTTTTCTTGTGCGGAGGACGCGAATAGCATCTTGGCAAATACACCAAATCTTAAAAAACTGAGATGTGAAGTTTTGAGAAGTGATGGCTTCTTCCCTTCATTTAACAATCTTACCAAGCTTGAAATGCTCAAGTTTACTTGTGGTCCTACCAATACCTGGGTCACCGAGCTGAACTTGCCACCAAATATCAAGAAATTAACACTATCCCGTGGTAACGTATTTAGTCTTGGTGAAGTTGCAACCCTTCCCAGACTTGTGGTACTCAAACTGCTACAAGTTACCACTAGGTCAGTATGGAAAGTGACCGGTGCGCAGTTCCCTCAACTCAAATTCTTGAAGCTTCAAGATCCTTCTTTTTCGGAATGGAATGTCTCAGATGACGCTTTTCCGTGCCTTGAACACTTGGTATTGAGGAGATGTCGATGTCTTAAGGAGATCCCTTCTCCCTTTGCAGACATGCCTTCTCTAAAGTCTATTAAGGTGCTGGCATGCAGAGAATCACTTGTGGAATCAGCCAAGGATATCCGTGAAACACAAGTTGAAGAAATGCAAAATTGTGGTTTCAATCTCTTTATCCAGAAATAG
- the LOC129877378 gene encoding myb-related protein 2-like isoform X1: MYHHHHQDKSMHPSTRMSIPERHLFLQGGNGNGDSGLVLSTDAKPRLKWTPDLHERFIEAVNQLGGADKATPKSVLKLMGIQGLTLYHLKSHLQKYRLSKNVHGQANASGANKAVAAAGVERISENSATCMSNPSMGPQPNKNIQISEAIQMQIEVQRRLHEQLEVQRHLQLRIEAQGKYLQSVLEKAQETLGRQNMETVGLEAVKVQLSEFVSKASNQCLNSAFPHFKELSGFHSQQTQATLPADRSIDSCLTSRDGSLRDNSMHDNQIGLRPFDFKPSLECKDIENETRLQQTELRWCDNLKENRRLFSPVNEGREKTFIRETNCNNLSMSIGLQDEKMNGSMNHKDGNFNGTERNVKLFHQVANRSESVPERQKSLQEYKLSYFEPKLDLNMHDETDAASSCKQFDLNGFSWS; this comes from the exons ATGTACCATCATCACCACCAGGATAAGAGCATGCACCCTTCAACAAGAATGTCTATCCCTGAAAGACATCTGTTCCTGCAAGGTGGAAATGGCAACGGAGATTCAGGGCTTGTCCTATCAACTGATGCTAAGCCAAGATTGAAATGGACACCGGATCTCCATGAGAGGTTTATAGAAGCAGTTAATCAACTTGGTGGAGCAGACA AAGCCACTCCAAAATCAGTTCTAAAGCTTATGGGGATTCAAGGATTAACCTTGTACCACTTAAAGAGTCATCTTCAG AAATACAGACTAAGTAAGAATGTCCATGGACAAGCAAATGCTAGTGGGGCAAATAAAGCTG TTGCAGCAGCAGGAGTAGAAAGGATATCTGAGAATAGTGCAACATGTATGAGTAATCCAAGCATGGGACCTCAGCCAAATAA AAATATTCAAATAAGTGAAGCAATACAAATGCAAATAGAAGTGCAGAGAAGGCTTCATGAGCAACTTGAG GTACAACGACATTTACAGTTACGGATAGAAGCTCAAGGGAAATATCTGCAGTCTGTGCTCGAGAAAGCACAAGAAACTCTTGGAAGACAAAACATGGAAACAGTAGGATTAGAGGCAGTCAAGGTTCAACTATCAGAATTCGTATCCAAAGCATCCAATCAATGCCTGAACTCTGCATTTCCGCATTTCAAAGAACTATCAGGATTTCACAGCCAACAAACACAAGCTACACTGCCAGCAGATCGTTCAATCGACAGCTGCTTGACCTCTCGTGATGGTTCTTTGAGGGACAACTCAATGCATGATAACCAAATTGGATTGAGGCCTTTCGACTTTAAACCATCTTTAGAGTGTAAGGATATTGAAAATGAAACCAGGCTACAGCAGACAGAACTACGTTGGTGTGACAACCTCAAGGAGAACAGACGATTATTCTCCCCAGTGAACGAGGGTAGAGAAAAAACATTCATCCGAGAGACGAACTGCAACAACTTATCAATGAGTATTGGACTTCAAGACGAAAAAATGAATGGAAGCATGAACCACAAGGATGGAAACTTCAATGGAACAGAGAGAAATGTCAAACTTTTCCACCAGGTAGCCAACAGAAGTGAATCAGTGCCAGAGAGGCAGAAATCTTTGCAAGAGTATAAGCTATCATACTTTGAACCTAAACTGGATCTAAACATGCACGATGAAACGGATGCTGCTTCAAGTTGTAAGCAATTTGACTTAAATGGTTTCAGTTGGAGCTGA
- the LOC129877378 gene encoding myb-related protein 2-like isoform X3: MYHHHHQDKSMHPSTRMSIPERHLFLQGGNGNGDSGLVLSTDAKPRLKWTPDLHERFIEAVNQLGGADKATPKSVLKLMGIQGLTLYHLKSHLQKYRLSKNVHGQANASGANKAVAAAGVERISENSATCMSNPSMGPQPNKNIQISEAIQMQIEVQRRLHEQLELRIEAQGKYLQSVLEKAQETLGRQNMETVGLEAVKVQLSEFVSKASNQCLNSAFPHFKELSGFHSQQTQATLPADRSIDSCLTSRDGSLRDNSMHDNQIGLRPFDFKPSLECKDIENETRLQQTELRWCDNLKENRRLFSPVNEGREKTFIRETNCNNLSMSIGLQDEKMNGSMNHKDGNFNGTERNVKLFHQVANRSESVPERQKSLQEYKLSYFEPKLDLNMHDETDAASSCKQFDLNGFSWS; the protein is encoded by the exons ATGTACCATCATCACCACCAGGATAAGAGCATGCACCCTTCAACAAGAATGTCTATCCCTGAAAGACATCTGTTCCTGCAAGGTGGAAATGGCAACGGAGATTCAGGGCTTGTCCTATCAACTGATGCTAAGCCAAGATTGAAATGGACACCGGATCTCCATGAGAGGTTTATAGAAGCAGTTAATCAACTTGGTGGAGCAGACA AAGCCACTCCAAAATCAGTTCTAAAGCTTATGGGGATTCAAGGATTAACCTTGTACCACTTAAAGAGTCATCTTCAG AAATACAGACTAAGTAAGAATGTCCATGGACAAGCAAATGCTAGTGGGGCAAATAAAGCTG TTGCAGCAGCAGGAGTAGAAAGGATATCTGAGAATAGTGCAACATGTATGAGTAATCCAAGCATGGGACCTCAGCCAAATAA AAATATTCAAATAAGTGAAGCAATACAAATGCAAATAGAAGTGCAGAGAAGGCTTCATGAGCAACTTGAG TTACGGATAGAAGCTCAAGGGAAATATCTGCAGTCTGTGCTCGAGAAAGCACAAGAAACTCTTGGAAGACAAAACATGGAAACAGTAGGATTAGAGGCAGTCAAGGTTCAACTATCAGAATTCGTATCCAAAGCATCCAATCAATGCCTGAACTCTGCATTTCCGCATTTCAAAGAACTATCAGGATTTCACAGCCAACAAACACAAGCTACACTGCCAGCAGATCGTTCAATCGACAGCTGCTTGACCTCTCGTGATGGTTCTTTGAGGGACAACTCAATGCATGATAACCAAATTGGATTGAGGCCTTTCGACTTTAAACCATCTTTAGAGTGTAAGGATATTGAAAATGAAACCAGGCTACAGCAGACAGAACTACGTTGGTGTGACAACCTCAAGGAGAACAGACGATTATTCTCCCCAGTGAACGAGGGTAGAGAAAAAACATTCATCCGAGAGACGAACTGCAACAACTTATCAATGAGTATTGGACTTCAAGACGAAAAAATGAATGGAAGCATGAACCACAAGGATGGAAACTTCAATGGAACAGAGAGAAATGTCAAACTTTTCCACCAGGTAGCCAACAGAAGTGAATCAGTGCCAGAGAGGCAGAAATCTTTGCAAGAGTATAAGCTATCATACTTTGAACCTAAACTGGATCTAAACATGCACGATGAAACGGATGCTGCTTCAAGTTGTAAGCAATTTGACTTAAATGGTTTCAGTTGGAGCTGA
- the LOC129877378 gene encoding myb-related protein 2-like isoform X2, which translates to MYHHHHQDKSMHPSTRMSIPERHLFLQGGNGNGDSGLVLSTDAKPRLKWTPDLHERFIEAVNQLGGADKATPKSVLKLMGIQGLTLYHLKSHLQKYRLSKNVHGQANASGANKAAAGVERISENSATCMSNPSMGPQPNKNIQISEAIQMQIEVQRRLHEQLEVQRHLQLRIEAQGKYLQSVLEKAQETLGRQNMETVGLEAVKVQLSEFVSKASNQCLNSAFPHFKELSGFHSQQTQATLPADRSIDSCLTSRDGSLRDNSMHDNQIGLRPFDFKPSLECKDIENETRLQQTELRWCDNLKENRRLFSPVNEGREKTFIRETNCNNLSMSIGLQDEKMNGSMNHKDGNFNGTERNVKLFHQVANRSESVPERQKSLQEYKLSYFEPKLDLNMHDETDAASSCKQFDLNGFSWS; encoded by the exons ATGTACCATCATCACCACCAGGATAAGAGCATGCACCCTTCAACAAGAATGTCTATCCCTGAAAGACATCTGTTCCTGCAAGGTGGAAATGGCAACGGAGATTCAGGGCTTGTCCTATCAACTGATGCTAAGCCAAGATTGAAATGGACACCGGATCTCCATGAGAGGTTTATAGAAGCAGTTAATCAACTTGGTGGAGCAGACA AAGCCACTCCAAAATCAGTTCTAAAGCTTATGGGGATTCAAGGATTAACCTTGTACCACTTAAAGAGTCATCTTCAG AAATACAGACTAAGTAAGAATGTCCATGGACAAGCAAATGCTAGTGGGGCAAATAAAGCTG CAGCAGGAGTAGAAAGGATATCTGAGAATAGTGCAACATGTATGAGTAATCCAAGCATGGGACCTCAGCCAAATAA AAATATTCAAATAAGTGAAGCAATACAAATGCAAATAGAAGTGCAGAGAAGGCTTCATGAGCAACTTGAG GTACAACGACATTTACAGTTACGGATAGAAGCTCAAGGGAAATATCTGCAGTCTGTGCTCGAGAAAGCACAAGAAACTCTTGGAAGACAAAACATGGAAACAGTAGGATTAGAGGCAGTCAAGGTTCAACTATCAGAATTCGTATCCAAAGCATCCAATCAATGCCTGAACTCTGCATTTCCGCATTTCAAAGAACTATCAGGATTTCACAGCCAACAAACACAAGCTACACTGCCAGCAGATCGTTCAATCGACAGCTGCTTGACCTCTCGTGATGGTTCTTTGAGGGACAACTCAATGCATGATAACCAAATTGGATTGAGGCCTTTCGACTTTAAACCATCTTTAGAGTGTAAGGATATTGAAAATGAAACCAGGCTACAGCAGACAGAACTACGTTGGTGTGACAACCTCAAGGAGAACAGACGATTATTCTCCCCAGTGAACGAGGGTAGAGAAAAAACATTCATCCGAGAGACGAACTGCAACAACTTATCAATGAGTATTGGACTTCAAGACGAAAAAATGAATGGAAGCATGAACCACAAGGATGGAAACTTCAATGGAACAGAGAGAAATGTCAAACTTTTCCACCAGGTAGCCAACAGAAGTGAATCAGTGCCAGAGAGGCAGAAATCTTTGCAAGAGTATAAGCTATCATACTTTGAACCTAAACTGGATCTAAACATGCACGATGAAACGGATGCTGCTTCAAGTTGTAAGCAATTTGACTTAAATGGTTTCAGTTGGAGCTGA